The following proteins come from a genomic window of Notamacropus eugenii isolate mMacEug1 chromosome X, mMacEug1.pri_v2, whole genome shotgun sequence:
- the LOC140515356 gene encoding uncharacterized protein translates to MSTCSRLSKKKKEKAASVETQEVREEHEVRVEAEESAGVEKKAPCGEVPGSCSGASGPSGSSATSAVQIGSSVQMASPVQISPGSQVGSSVDPGTIVQVKSRGRGRPRRRGLGGSALTRGGLLHEQRQSSPHDLTALDVQISEQEEIIPRGRSRGRPRGSRGRGVRGRGSRGRGRGSRGRGRGSRGRGRPRGGGSSRGQAYPHGQPSPYSHAGSQAQAGPSDEGRPDDQARPTDQAGPRSAQPPGRLPRGKKDMRKYDERGRLIVNGEDLCDCLQRMCVGCFYPCPECQSTKCGPTCRCNREWVYEDITDEGGEVFSTFPFSHAKY, encoded by the exons ATGAGTACGTGTTCTCGGTTGtctaagaaaaagaaggagaaggctGCGAGTGTGGAGACCCAGGAGGTCAGAGAAGAGCATGAGGTGAGAGTTGAGGCTGAGGAGAGTGCAGGAGTGGAGAAGAAGGCGCCTTGTGGAGAAGTACCAGGCAGCTGCAGTGGTGCATCAGGTCCCAGTGGTAGCAGTGCCACCTCCGCTGTCCAGATTGGCTCGAGCGTCCAGATGGCATCCCCAGTGCAGATCAGCCCAGGTAGTCAGGTCGGCTCCAGCGTCGACCCTGGCACCATTGTCCAGGTGAAGTCCCGCGGCCGCGGGCGCCCCAGACGCCGTGGGCTCGGGGGCTCTGCCCTCACCAGGGGAGGCCTGCTGCACGAGCAGAGGCAGAGCAGCCCCCATGACCTGACTGCCCTTGATGTCCAGATCAGTGAGCAGGAAGAGATCATCCCCCGTGGGCGAAGCCGAGGCCGCCCGCGTGGCAGCCGTGGGCGTGGTGTGCGTGGGCGCGGCAGCCGTGGGCGTGGGCGCGGCAGCCGTGGGCGTGGGCGCGGCAGCCGTGGGCGAGGCCGCCCCCGTGGTGGAGGCAGCTCCCGGGGCCAAGCCTACCCCCATGGCCAACCCAGCCCCTACAGCCATGCTGGATCTCAGGCTCAAGCAGGGCCCAGTGATGAAGGCAGGCCAGATGACCAGGCCAGGCCCACTGACCAAGCTGGCCCCCGCTCAGCTCAGCCACCTGGGAGGCTCCCACGTGGCAAGAAAGACATGAGGAAATACGACGAGAGAGGCAGGCTGATCGTGAATGGAGAAGACCTCTGCGACTGCCTGCAGAGAATGTGCGTGGGCTGCTTCTACCCGTGCCCCGAGTGCCAGTCCACCAAGTGTGGGCCCACCTGCCGCTGCAACCGAGAGTGGGTTTACGAGGACATTACCGACGAGGGTGGAGAAGTCTTCAGCACCTTCCCGTTTTCCCATGCCAA GTATTAA